One segment of Geminicoccaceae bacterium DNA contains the following:
- the alaS gene encoding alanine--tRNA ligase — translation MQTVNDIRQAFLDFFAGRGHEVVPSSSLVPHNDPTLLFTNAGMVQFKNLFTGVEQRDYKRAVTSQKCVRAGGKHNDLDNVGYTARHHTFFEMLGNFSFGDYFKEEAIDAAWTLVTREFGLPADRLLATVYHTDDQAFDLWRKIAGLPESRIIRIPTSDNFWAMGDTGPCGPCSEIFFDHGSHIPGGPPGSPDEDGDRFIEIWNLVFMQFEQVDRETRIDLPRPSIDTGMGLERIAAVLQGKHDNYEIDLFARIIEQSVELTGAPAEGRNAPSHKVIADHLRAASFLLADGVSPSNEGRGYVLRRIMRRGMRHAHMLGAREPLMWRLVPVLVGLMGDAFPELRRAEASIIEWLRLEETNFRRTLERGLRLLEDETRDLPEGMPLSGETAFKLYDTYGFPLDLTQDALRAEGRSVDEDGFKVAMERQRAEARRHWKGSGEATVEGLWFDIRERHGATEFLGYGAERCDAQVLAIVRDGREVDEAVVGDRVSFVTNQTVFYGESGGQIGDTGMATAKGLRVRIGDTQKKLGDLWVHVGEVEEGTLVRDAGVSMEIDRERRRQLRRAHSATHLLHAALRGRLGEHVAQKGSLVAPDRLRFDFSHPRSLTHEDVTAVEAEVNHFLRRNDDAKVRVMAQRDAIDAGAMALFGEKYGDEVRVVTMGLDEDGEIYSMELCGGTHVGRTGDIALFKIVSEGAVASGIRRIEALTGEGALEHVRTEESWLDDTASALKVPPAEIATRVRGLLDERRRLEQELAELRRKMAAGERDEAGAVREIGGIAFSSRVVEGLPAKDLRSVADSIRKEMGDGVAALIAVNDGKAALVVTVSEGLKDRVDAVAVLRAGVAAVGGKGGGGRPDFAQGGGPDGSRAREAIEAMERVLADTTAAA, via the coding sequence ATGCAGACCGTCAACGACATTCGCCAGGCTTTCCTCGACTTCTTTGCCGGCCGGGGACACGAGGTGGTGCCATCGTCCTCGCTGGTACCGCACAACGATCCCACGCTGTTGTTCACCAACGCCGGCATGGTGCAGTTCAAGAATCTCTTCACCGGTGTCGAACAGCGCGACTACAAGCGGGCGGTCACATCGCAGAAATGCGTGCGTGCCGGCGGCAAGCACAATGACCTCGACAATGTCGGATATACGGCGCGTCACCATACCTTCTTCGAGATGCTGGGCAATTTCTCGTTTGGCGACTATTTCAAGGAGGAGGCCATCGACGCGGCGTGGACCCTGGTGACCCGCGAATTCGGGCTTCCGGCCGACCGGCTGCTGGCGACTGTCTATCACACGGACGACCAGGCCTTCGACCTCTGGCGCAAGATCGCGGGCCTGCCCGAGAGCCGGATCATCCGCATTCCCACATCCGACAATTTCTGGGCGATGGGCGATACCGGCCCCTGCGGTCCCTGTTCGGAGATCTTCTTCGATCACGGTTCGCATATTCCCGGCGGTCCTCCCGGCAGTCCCGACGAGGATGGCGACCGTTTCATCGAGATCTGGAATCTCGTTTTCATGCAGTTCGAACAGGTCGACAGGGAGACGCGGATCGACCTCCCGCGACCGTCCATCGACACGGGCATGGGGCTTGAGCGGATCGCCGCCGTCCTGCAGGGCAAGCACGACAATTACGAGATCGACCTGTTCGCCCGCATCATCGAACAGAGCGTGGAGCTGACCGGTGCACCGGCCGAGGGACGCAATGCGCCCTCGCACAAGGTCATCGCCGACCATCTGCGCGCCGCATCCTTCCTGCTGGCTGACGGCGTGTCGCCATCGAACGAGGGGCGCGGCTATGTCCTGCGGCGGATCATGCGCCGCGGCATGCGCCATGCCCACATGCTGGGCGCCAGGGAACCCCTGATGTGGCGACTTGTGCCTGTGCTGGTCGGTCTCATGGGGGATGCTTTTCCCGAATTGCGGCGGGCCGAAGCATCGATCATCGAATGGCTTCGGCTGGAGGAAACCAATTTCCGCCGGACGCTGGAGCGCGGCCTGCGTCTGCTCGAGGATGAAACCCGTGACCTGCCCGAGGGGATGCCGCTGTCGGGCGAAACGGCATTCAAGTTGTACGACACTTACGGATTCCCGCTCGATCTCACCCAGGATGCCCTGCGGGCCGAAGGGCGTTCGGTCGACGAGGACGGCTTCAAGGTTGCCATGGAACGGCAGCGGGCCGAGGCACGCAGACACTGGAAAGGCTCGGGCGAGGCCACGGTCGAGGGCCTGTGGTTCGACATTCGCGAACGCCATGGTGCGACCGAGTTCCTCGGATACGGTGCCGAGCGGTGTGACGCGCAGGTACTGGCCATTGTCCGCGACGGTCGGGAGGTCGACGAGGCCGTGGTTGGCGACCGGGTATCGTTCGTCACCAACCAGACGGTGTTCTACGGCGAATCCGGTGGCCAGATCGGCGACACTGGCATGGCGACCGCGAAGGGGCTGCGCGTGCGGATCGGGGACACGCAGAAGAAGCTGGGCGATCTCTGGGTACATGTCGGCGAAGTCGAGGAAGGCACGCTTGTCCGCGATGCGGGCGTGTCGATGGAAATCGACCGCGAACGGCGTCGGCAGTTGCGTCGGGCGCATTCCGCCACCCATCTCCTGCATGCGGCCCTGCGCGGGCGGCTGGGAGAGCATGTCGCACAGAAGGGCTCGCTGGTCGCGCCCGACCGGTTGCGCTTCGATTTCAGCCATCCGCGATCGCTGACCCATGAGGACGTCACCGCGGTCGAAGCCGAGGTGAACCATTTCCTGCGCCGCAACGATGACGCGAAAGTGCGGGTGATGGCCCAGCGCGACGCCATCGACGCGGGCGCCATGGCGCTGTTCGGCGAGAAATATGGTGACGAGGTACGAGTGGTCACCATGGGTCTCGACGAGGATGGCGAAATCTACTCGATGGAGCTGTGTGGCGGTACGCATGTTGGACGTACCGGCGACATCGCCCTGTTCAAGATCGTCTCCGAAGGTGCGGTGGCTTCCGGTATCCGCCGGATCGAGGCGCTGACCGGTGAGGGTGCGCTGGAGCATGTGCGGACCGAGGAGTCGTGGCTGGACGATACCGCATCGGCCCTCAAGGTGCCGCCTGCGGAGATTGCGACCCGCGTTCGCGGGTTGCTCGATGAGCGGCGACGTCTGGAACAGGAACTGGCGGAGCTTCGACGCAAGATGGCGGCGGGCGAGCGGGATGAGGCCGGTGCCGTACGGGAGATCGGTGGTATCGCGTTTTCTTCCCGTGTCGTTGAAGGTCTGCCTGCGAAGGATCTTCGCAGTGTTGCCGACAGTATCAGAAAGGAGATGGGTGACGGCGTGGCGGCGTTGATCGCCGTCAATGACGGCAAGGCCGCCCTCGTCGTGACGGTCAGCGAAGGCCTGAAGGACAGGGTCGATGCCGTGGCCGTGCTGCGGGCCGGTGTCGCCGCGGTCGGTGGCAAGGGCGGCGGTGGCCGCCCCGATTTCGCGCAGGGTGGCGGACCTGACGGTTCGCGTGCCCGCGAGGCCATCGAAGCCATGGAACGCGTCCTCGCCGATACGACGGCGGCCGCCTGA
- a CDS encoding EAL domain-containing protein, giving the protein MKAERDRYVSFAFAAADLLLELDSQGQVTFAAGSTTSMTSRSVEALIGSPFESLLEARDIETCRRVMAQLPTRQLVGPVHLQISACPVPTMMRAIKVVDDGLIRVAVSKLPPGCGFADRVYDKVTGLLERESFVDMAERHLADARDLGQDRELAMVRVQGLDAAAGMPADDLSRLLGSLGGFLRSISIDGTSAGILEDGVFGVVRERGGADLDEQLNEIAREVAGDLDLTFDTQTVQLAEPSLSRAEASQALVHVLKSCAGELQGDFHVSSLGDALQQSYKATVERIARFRNMVQRLEFDVVYQPIVELATRKIHHYEALSRFRGWGMTFEVVSFAEDVGITIDFDLAVVRKVLEYLSRIPSSRGRPRIAVNLSTRSLEQERFIKELEKVLGSAGSLARSIMFEITESAEIRDLEKMAKVLEHIRARGNLVGLDDFGAGASAFHYIRSLKVDHVKVDGGYVRNLLDNERDASIVTAMTELCKSLGVTTIAEMVETEDQARMLRRIGIDLGQGYLFGYPERDIHVRKTETRSSLAVAAG; this is encoded by the coding sequence TTGAAAGCAGAACGAGACCGTTACGTCAGCTTTGCCTTCGCCGCTGCGGATCTTCTCCTCGAGCTGGATTCCCAGGGGCAGGTCACCTTCGCTGCCGGTTCGACGACGAGCATGACATCGCGTTCCGTCGAAGCGCTGATCGGCTCTCCATTCGAGAGCCTGCTCGAGGCGCGCGATATCGAGACCTGCCGCCGGGTGATGGCGCAACTGCCGACCCGGCAGCTTGTCGGTCCGGTTCACCTGCAGATAAGTGCCTGTCCGGTACCGACCATGATGCGTGCCATCAAGGTCGTCGACGACGGGCTGATCCGGGTCGCCGTCAGCAAGCTTCCTCCGGGATGCGGCTTCGCCGACCGCGTCTACGACAAGGTCACGGGATTGCTGGAACGCGAGAGCTTTGTCGACATGGCCGAGCGTCATCTCGCCGATGCGCGGGATCTGGGGCAGGATCGCGAACTGGCAATGGTCCGGGTCCAGGGGCTCGATGCGGCCGCCGGCATGCCTGCCGACGATCTCTCCCGGCTGCTCGGTTCCCTGGGCGGATTCCTGCGCAGCATCTCGATCGACGGCACATCGGCCGGCATCCTCGAAGACGGGGTTTTCGGCGTGGTACGCGAGCGAGGCGGAGCAGACCTCGATGAACAGTTGAACGAGATTGCCCGGGAGGTGGCCGGCGATCTCGACCTTACCTTCGACACGCAGACCGTTCAGCTCGCCGAGCCATCGCTCTCGCGGGCAGAGGCATCGCAGGCGCTGGTGCATGTGCTCAAGTCATGTGCCGGCGAGCTTCAGGGCGATTTCCATGTCAGTTCCCTCGGCGATGCGCTGCAGCAGAGCTACAAGGCGACCGTGGAGCGGATTGCGCGTTTCCGCAACATGGTCCAGCGTCTGGAGTTCGATGTCGTCTACCAGCCAATCGTCGAGCTCGCGACCCGCAAGATCCATCATTACGAGGCTCTGAGCCGGTTTCGCGGGTGGGGGATGACGTTCGAGGTGGTATCCTTCGCCGAGGATGTCGGGATCACGATCGACTTCGACCTTGCGGTCGTGCGCAAGGTTCTCGAATACCTCTCCCGCATCCCCTCCAGCCGCGGCCGCCCCCGGATCGCCGTCAACCTTTCGACCCGTTCGCTCGAACAGGAACGCTTCATCAAGGAGCTGGAGAAGGTCTTGGGCAGCGCCGGTTCGCTGGCCCGTTCCATCATGTTTGAAATCACCGAATCGGCGGAGATCCGCGATCTGGAAAAGATGGCGAAAGTGCTGGAACATATCCGCGCGCGGGGAAACCTGGTGGGTCTCGACGACTTCGGCGCGGGAGCCTCGGCATTCCATTACATCCGTTCGCTCAAGGTAGATCATGTGAAGGTCGACGGAGGTTATGTCAGGAACCTTCTCGACAACGAGCGCGATGCCTCGATCGTCACGGCAATGACGGAATTATGCAAAAGTCTCGGCGTGACGACCATTGCGGAAATGGTCGAGACCGAGGATCAGGCACGGATGCTGCGCCGGATCGGCATCGACCTCGGACAGGGCTATCTGTTCGGTTATCCCGAAAGAGACATCCATGTTCGAAAAACGGAAACCAGGAGTTCCCTGGCGGTTGCCGCGGGCTGA
- a CDS encoding lysine--tRNA ligase, giving the protein MDQAIIRTSRAWPIIEAMALLQRVEKNPPPKGFVLFETGYGPSGLPHIGTFAEVFRTTLIRRAFSLISDIPTELYAFSDDMDGLRKVPDNVPNAEMLQDYLQKPLTSIPDPFGTHDSYGHHMNARLQAFLDAFGFDYSFKSATDCYRAGLFDDVLLRVVERHEAICNVVKPHLGSERRATYSPILPISPKTGRVLQVPLEETHPDRGTIVFRDEDGTLTEIEVTGGACKLQWRADWALRWTALEVDYEMSGKDLIDSVKLGSQICRIMGGTPPNNLTYELFLDQNGEKISKSRGNGLTIEEWLRYGTRESLQLFLYQSPKKAKRLYFDVIPRQVDDYQSFIDAWQEQDDEKKLGNPVWHIHAGHPPAVSTPVSFTMLLNLAAVVNAEEPSVLWSFIQRYAPDCTPQSNPYMATLVDGAIAYYQDRIKPEKAYREPDIRERAALLELRNWLSGLPAGTDGRDIQNEIYEIGKRHRFDNLRDWFKVLYEVLLGQSEGPRFGSFVEIYGLPETVALIDAAIDRGSLADAG; this is encoded by the coding sequence ATGGATCAGGCGATCATCAGGACAAGCAGGGCATGGCCCATCATCGAGGCCATGGCCCTGTTGCAGCGGGTCGAGAAAAATCCGCCACCAAAGGGATTCGTGCTGTTCGAGACCGGCTACGGGCCTTCGGGGCTGCCGCATATCGGCACGTTCGCCGAAGTGTTCCGCACGACGCTCATCCGGCGGGCCTTTTCGCTCATCAGCGATATTCCCACCGAGTTGTATGCCTTTTCGGATGACATGGATGGCCTGCGCAAGGTTCCGGACAATGTTCCCAATGCAGAGATGTTGCAGGACTACCTGCAAAAGCCCCTGACCAGCATTCCCGACCCGTTCGGCACACATGACAGTTACGGCCACCACATGAACGCGCGGTTGCAGGCGTTCCTCGATGCTTTCGGCTTCGATTACAGCTTCAAGAGCGCCACCGACTGCTACCGGGCCGGCCTGTTCGACGACGTTCTGCTGCGCGTGGTCGAACGTCACGAAGCCATCTGCAACGTCGTCAAGCCACATCTGGGCTCCGAACGCCGGGCCACCTACAGTCCCATCCTTCCCATCTCGCCGAAGACCGGCCGTGTCCTGCAGGTTCCGCTGGAGGAAACCCATCCCGATCGCGGGACAATCGTGTTCCGCGACGAGGACGGCACGCTGACCGAGATCGAGGTCACGGGGGGAGCGTGCAAGCTGCAATGGCGGGCCGACTGGGCGCTGCGCTGGACGGCTCTCGAGGTCGATTACGAGATGTCGGGCAAGGACCTGATCGATTCGGTGAAGCTCGGCAGCCAGATCTGCCGGATCATGGGCGGCACGCCGCCCAACAATCTGACCTACGAACTGTTCCTCGACCAGAACGGCGAGAAGATATCCAAGTCGCGTGGCAACGGCCTCACCATCGAGGAATGGCTGCGCTACGGGACAAGGGAAAGTCTCCAGCTGTTTCTCTACCAGAGTCCGAAGAAGGCCAAGCGGCTCTATTTCGACGTCATTCCGCGTCAGGTCGACGACTACCAGTCCTTCATCGATGCCTGGCAGGAGCAGGATGACGAAAAGAAGCTGGGCAACCCGGTCTGGCATATCCATGCCGGCCATCCGCCGGCGGTCAGCACACCTGTCAGCTTCACCATGCTGCTCAATCTTGCGGCCGTGGTGAATGCCGAGGAGCCGTCGGTGCTCTGGAGTTTCATCCAGCGCTATGCGCCGGACTGCACGCCGCAGAGCAATCCCTACATGGCGACACTCGTCGATGGGGCAATCGCCTATTACCAGGATCGTATCAAGCCCGAGAAGGCCTACCGGGAGCCGGACATCCGCGAGCGTGCCGCCCTGCTGGAACTGCGCAACTGGCTCTCCGGGCTTCCTGCCGGCACCGATGGCCGCGACATCCAGAACGAGATCTACGAGATCGGCAAGCGCCATCGTTTCGACAATCTGCGCGACTGGTTCAAGGTGCTCTACGAGGTCCTGCTCGGCCAGAGCGAGGGGCCGCGGTTCGGCTCGTTCGTCGAGATCTACGGCCTAC